From one Gossypium hirsutum isolate 1008001.06 chromosome D08, Gossypium_hirsutum_v2.1, whole genome shotgun sequence genomic stretch:
- the LOC107907578 gene encoding uncharacterized protein, with the protein MKMLMQRTNVQEDDETTMVWFVYGLNISIADALNLQTYIDLEDLVHKAIEIEQQFQKRQSRPFGASQYYRSTSSNSTFKNSKPPYTTNKLVPKHDETKPYEWKSEAPTKPSSTSSK; encoded by the coding sequence ATGAAGATGCTTATGCAAAGAACAAATGTACAAGAAGATGATGAGACTACCATGGTATGGTTCGTATATGGCTTGAACATTTCGATAGCCGATGCTCTTAATCTTCAAACCTATATTGATCTTGAGGATCTGGTACACAAGGCCATTGAGATTgagcaacaatttcaaaaacgtCAATCTCGTCCATTTGGTGCATCACAATATTATAGAAGTACGAGTTCTAATTCTACTTTCAAGAATTCAAAACCTCCTTATACTACTAATAAATTGGTGCCAAAACATGATGAGACTAAACCTTATGAGTGGAAAAGTGAGGCTCCTACAAAACCTTCTTCTACATCTTCTAAGTAG